The Methyloferula stellata AR4 genome includes a window with the following:
- a CDS encoding chemotaxis protein CheA: MDAMAVIKQTFFQECEEQLAELETGLLAIENGDHDQEIVNAVFRAVHSIKGGAGAFSLDDLVHFAHIFENTLDLMRSNRLQPTPDVVKTMLRAADVLADLVRAARDDGDFDNARTAALAQELAALGNGGVAGSAPAAQEKEEEGDLSQFRPRPIAFNFDEEPAAPAEPEKKTFSIRFKPKPDLYAKANESALLLREIERLGEATITCDMSELPLLSELDPEGAYLAWTVELKTDADEAAIREVFEFVEWDCDLEIEGDEASAAEELDVLALIRKVREAVEPETPVGPEASATEATAKAREPEDRVSAKSADALKVDQAKGDHASSGPQQTTIRVDLDRVDRLIDLVGELVINQAMLAQRVTEAGLARGSDVTVGLDELEQLTRGIQDSVMAIRAQPVKSVFQRMPRLVREVAALTGKSVRLFTEGENTEVDKTVIERLADPLTHMIRNAIDHGLEKPEKRVAAGKPEEGLVRLSAAHRSGRIVIEVADDGAGIDRARVRASAVNKGLIAADAQLSDDEIDNLIFLPGFSTAEKVSDISGRGVGMDVVKRSIQALGGRISITSKPGQGSVFTLSLPLTLAVLDGMVVTVAGQTLVVPLTAIVETLQPKGADVHGFGGGARVIAIRNMFTPLIDVGRELGYRNEAADPLTGVALLVESEGSVRSALLVDAIQGQRQVVIKSLEANYRHVHGIAAATILGDGRVALILDVDAVVANSRAEMTAYLEPHLALAG, from the coding sequence ATGGACGCAATGGCGGTCATCAAGCAGACCTTCTTCCAGGAATGCGAAGAACAGCTCGCAGAATTGGAGACGGGTCTTCTCGCGATCGAAAACGGCGATCACGATCAGGAAATCGTGAACGCGGTTTTCCGCGCGGTTCATTCGATCAAGGGCGGCGCGGGCGCCTTCAGCCTCGATGATCTCGTGCATTTCGCGCATATTTTTGAAAATACGCTCGACCTGATGCGCAGCAACCGGCTGCAACCGACGCCGGACGTCGTGAAGACGATGTTGCGGGCGGCCGATGTGCTGGCCGATCTTGTGCGCGCGGCGCGCGACGACGGCGATTTCGACAATGCGCGAACCGCGGCTCTCGCTCAGGAACTTGCCGCGCTCGGCAATGGCGGCGTGGCTGGCTCTGCCCCGGCGGCGCAGGAGAAAGAAGAAGAGGGCGATCTCTCGCAATTCCGTCCGAGGCCGATCGCGTTCAACTTCGACGAAGAACCCGCCGCGCCGGCAGAGCCGGAGAAGAAGACGTTTTCGATCCGTTTCAAACCGAAGCCCGATCTCTATGCCAAGGCCAATGAATCGGCCTTGCTGTTGCGCGAAATCGAACGGCTCGGCGAGGCTACGATCACCTGCGACATGAGCGAGCTGCCGCTGTTGAGCGAACTCGACCCGGAAGGCGCCTATCTCGCGTGGACGGTCGAGCTGAAGACCGATGCGGATGAAGCCGCGATTCGCGAGGTTTTCGAATTCGTCGAATGGGATTGCGATCTCGAGATTGAGGGCGACGAAGCATCCGCCGCCGAGGAACTCGACGTTTTGGCCCTCATCCGCAAGGTGCGCGAAGCGGTCGAGCCAGAAACGCCAGTTGGCCCCGAAGCATCTGCTACCGAGGCGACTGCGAAGGCCCGGGAACCGGAAGACCGTGTTTCCGCCAAATCGGCCGATGCTTTGAAGGTCGATCAGGCCAAAGGCGATCATGCGTCGTCGGGTCCGCAGCAAACGACGATCCGCGTCGATCTCGACCGTGTGGACCGGCTGATCGATCTTGTCGGTGAACTCGTGATCAACCAGGCCATGCTGGCGCAACGCGTGACGGAGGCGGGCCTGGCGCGCGGCTCCGACGTCACGGTCGGTCTCGACGAATTGGAGCAATTGACGCGCGGCATTCAAGACAGCGTCATGGCCATTCGCGCGCAACCGGTGAAATCCGTTTTCCAACGCATGCCACGCCTAGTCCGAGAAGTCGCGGCTTTGACGGGCAAGTCGGTTCGTCTCTTTACCGAAGGCGAAAATACCGAAGTCGACAAGACCGTCATCGAACGTCTGGCCGATCCTCTGACGCATATGATCCGCAATGCGATCGATCATGGGCTCGAGAAGCCTGAAAAGCGCGTCGCGGCGGGCAAGCCGGAAGAAGGCCTCGTCCGCTTGTCGGCGGCGCATCGCTCCGGCCGGATCGTGATCGAGGTCGCGGATGATGGGGCGGGTATCGACCGTGCCCGGGTGCGCGCTTCGGCCGTGAACAAGGGTCTCATTGCGGCGGATGCGCAGCTCTCCGACGATGAGATCGACAATCTGATCTTCCTGCCGGGTTTCTCCACGGCCGAGAAAGTATCCGATATTTCCGGCCGCGGCGTCGGCATGGATGTCGTCAAGCGATCGATCCAGGCGCTGGGCGGCCGTATCTCCATCACCTCCAAACCGGGGCAGGGGTCGGTTTTCACCTTGAGCCTGCCGCTGACGCTCGCCGTGCTCGACGGCATGGTGGTGACGGTCGCGGGCCAAACGCTCGTCGTGCCGCTTACCGCGATCGTCGAGACATTGCAGCCGAAGGGCGCCGACGTGCATGGGTTTGGCGGCGGCGCGCGGGTGATCGCGATCCGCAACATGTTCACGCCCTTGATCGATGTCGGGCGCGAGCTTGGCTATCGCAACGAGGCGGCCGATCCTTTGACCGGGGTGGCGCTTCTCGTCGAGTCGGAAGGCAGCGTGCGCAGCGCTTTGCTCGTCGATGCGATCCAAGGCCAGCGCCAGGTCGTGATCAAAAGCCTCGAAGCCAATTACCGTCATGTCCATGGCATCGCCGCCGCGACCATTCTGGGCGACGGCCGCGTCGCTCTGATCCTTGATGTCGATGCCGTCGTCGCGAATTCGCGCGCCGAAATGACGGCCTATCTTGAACCCCACCTTGCCTTAGCAGGTTAA
- a CDS encoding hypothetical protein (catalyzes the conversion of glutamine residues to glutamate on methyl-accepting chemotaxis receptors), with protein sequence MTALRAADESRVNGDHRINIIQGEYHVTEDPKVVLTTLLGSCVAACIRDPQAGVGGMNHFLLPGQGGAAARESESYCVHLMELLVNGLLKRGARRERLEAKLFGGARTMEGLSDIGAKNAAFAEHFLQYEGINYIGGSLGGEGGRRLQYWPVLGRARQSIFASEKLPPVAPKIIAPPVPVDSGGIEFF encoded by the coding sequence ATGACGGCATTGCGGGCTGCTGATGAGAGTCGGGTCAATGGCGATCACCGTATCAACATTATTCAAGGCGAATATCATGTGACGGAAGATCCCAAGGTCGTGTTGACGACGTTGCTCGGATCTTGCGTGGCGGCCTGCATTCGCGACCCGCAAGCCGGCGTCGGCGGGATGAATCATTTTCTCTTGCCGGGGCAGGGCGGCGCGGCGGCGCGCGAGTCCGAATCCTATTGCGTCCACCTTATGGAGCTTCTTGTGAACGGGCTGTTGAAACGCGGCGCCCGTCGCGAGCGGTTGGAGGCGAAATTATTCGGCGGCGCGCGGACTATGGAGGGTCTCTCCGACATAGGTGCCAAGAACGCGGCATTTGCCGAGCATTTTCTTCAATATGAAGGCATAAATTATATTGGCGGCAGCCTGGGCGGAGAAGGCGGACGGCGTCTCCAATATTGGCCGGTACTGGGCCGCGCCCGCCAATCGATTTTTGCCAGCGAGAAATTGCCGCCGGTCGCGCCGAAGATCATTGCGCCGCCTGTGCCCGTAGACAGTGGCGGGATTGAGTTCTTTTGA
- a CDS encoding chemotaxis protein CheW: MNEITRNVSGRELIAFRIGAQEFCVDIMSVREIRGWTPATALPQSPGFVRGVINLRGAVLPIVDLAARLGFPPAEPTARHVIIVAQIGTQVVGLLVDAVSDILTVTDDIVQPTPDVASEMAKTFVRGVLAVEGRMISLIALDNLLPAQEREAA; encoded by the coding sequence ATGAACGAGATCACCAGAAACGTCAGTGGACGCGAGCTCATCGCCTTTCGCATAGGCGCGCAGGAATTTTGCGTCGACATCATGTCGGTTCGCGAAATTCGCGGCTGGACTCCGGCGACCGCCTTGCCGCAATCGCCGGGTTTCGTGCGCGGCGTGATCAATTTGCGCGGCGCGGTCCTGCCGATCGTCGATCTTGCCGCGAGACTCGGATTCCCGCCGGCCGAACCCACGGCGCGCCATGTCATCATCGTGGCTCAGATCGGAACCCAGGTCGTCGGACTTTTGGTCGATGCGGTGTCCGACATCCTCACCGTGACCGACGATATCGTGCAACCCACGCCCGATGTCGCATCCGAAATGGCGAAGACTTTCGTCCGCGGCGTTCTCGCCGTCGAAGGGCGCATGATCAGCCTGATCGCGCTCGACAATCTTCTTCCGGCGCAGGAACGCGAAGCAGCATGA
- a CDS encoding response regulator, producing the protein MPNASAVKVLIVDDRLTSRMLLRDGLQEIGITQIDMAPDGEAGLKAMMAKPAHLVISDFNMPKLDGIEFLRAMRAHGPTSQAGFIMLTGKDDASLIKRAYQYGANNYLTKPFTVPDLKMQIEGVVGPLT; encoded by the coding sequence ATGCCCAACGCATCCGCGGTCAAAGTGCTCATTGTCGATGACCGGCTAACCAGCCGCATGCTGCTTCGCGATGGTTTGCAGGAAATCGGCATTACCCAAATCGACATGGCGCCCGATGGAGAGGCCGGATTGAAAGCCATGATGGCAAAGCCGGCGCATCTCGTCATCTCGGACTTCAATATGCCGAAGCTCGACGGCATCGAGTTCCTGCGCGCCATGCGTGCCCACGGGCCGACGAGCCAAGCCGGATTCATCATGCTCACGGGCAAGGATGACGCCTCGCTGATCAAACGCGCCTATCAATATGGCGCGAACAACTATCTGACGAAGCCCTTTACGGTTCCCGATCTCAAGATGCAGATCGAAGGCGTTGTGGGGCCTCTCACATGA
- a CDS encoding CheR family methyltransferase produces the protein MNAAKTSSRMSDERQEAVSGEFLLTPADFRRIAAMLHADAGIYLPESKTSMVYSRLAKRLRALGLQSFRDYCALVAGAEGIDERQQMLAALTTNVTRFFREPHHFEHLKNTVLPPLLDAAKRGGRVRIWSAACSSGQEPYSIALTILSLMNDVSRLDVKVLATDIDPNMVAHGRNGIYEDGVMDGVPRDVRERWFVKERRDGGLAWSVCDQLRELVSFRELNLIGPWPMKGSFQAIFCRNVVIYFEDDTQKQMWSRFQSLLSPGGRLYIGHSERVSGPAAQVFESEGITIYRLRKELH, from the coding sequence ATGAACGCGGCGAAGACATCAAGCAGGATGAGCGACGAACGGCAAGAGGCTGTCTCCGGCGAATTCCTGCTGACGCCTGCCGACTTCCGCCGGATCGCGGCGATGCTTCATGCCGATGCCGGAATCTATTTGCCGGAATCGAAGACGTCGATGGTCTATTCGCGTCTTGCGAAGCGGCTTCGCGCCTTGGGGCTGCAGAGTTTCCGCGATTATTGCGCGCTCGTCGCCGGCGCCGAGGGCATCGACGAGCGCCAGCAGATGCTGGCGGCGCTGACGACCAATGTCACGCGGTTCTTTCGCGAGCCGCATCATTTCGAACATTTGAAAAACACCGTGCTGCCACCGCTTCTCGACGCGGCCAAACGCGGCGGACGTGTGCGGATCTGGTCGGCCGCTTGTTCCAGCGGTCAGGAGCCCTATTCGATCGCGCTGACGATCCTGTCGCTGATGAACGATGTCTCGCGCCTCGATGTCAAAGTGCTGGCGACCGATATCGATCCAAACATGGTCGCGCATGGACGCAACGGCATCTATGAGGATGGCGTGATGGATGGCGTGCCGAGAGACGTTCGCGAGCGCTGGTTCGTCAAGGAGCGCCGGGATGGCGGCCTCGCCTGGTCGGTCTGCGATCAATTGCGTGAACTCGTCAGCTTTCGCGAGTTGAACCTGATCGGCCCCTGGCCGATGAAAGGCTCATTTCAAGCCATCTTCTGCCGCAACGTCGTGATCTATTTCGAGGACGACACGCAAAAGCAGATGTGGAGCCGTTTTCAATCCCTTCTGTCTCCCGGTGGCCGCCTTTACATCGGCCATTCCGAGCGTGTTTCGGGACCCGCAGCGCAGGTTTTCGAAAGCGAGGGGATCACGATTTACCGTTTACGTAAGGAGTTGCATTGA
- a CDS encoding ABC transporter permease, translating into MQTLSNIFWLGTKELRSFFRDFVLLGLVIYTFSFAIYVQGHSNAQELNNGSVAYVDEDNSELSRRMIAVFLPPYFKTPVPIGGGDVDHLMNTAAYTFVIVIPPNFERDVLAGRSPELQVNVDATAMVTAGLGYGYIQQILTTEINNFVSRNEGKFQSRSQNIAKAPATLSVRVAFNPNVTTAWFTSVMGIVNNVTMLAIILAGAAIIREREHGTMDHLLVMPVSPFEIAMSKIWANGLVITVAVFLSLEIVVRGALKIPIVGSVPLFIGGAAIYLFFATAIGIFLATIARSMPQLGLLYILVAMPMNILSGSNTPLESMPPILSSIMMFSPSTHFVSFAQAILFRGAGLSVVWPDFLFVAFVGGLFLFFALLRFRAIAVQAG; encoded by the coding sequence ATGCAAACGCTCAGCAATATTTTCTGGCTTGGAACCAAGGAGCTGCGCAGCTTCTTCCGGGACTTCGTGCTGCTTGGGCTTGTGATCTACACGTTTTCCTTCGCCATCTATGTGCAAGGCCATAGCAATGCGCAGGAACTGAACAATGGCTCCGTCGCCTATGTGGACGAGGACAATTCCGAATTGTCACGCCGGATGATCGCGGTCTTCCTGCCGCCCTATTTCAAGACGCCCGTTCCTATCGGCGGCGGAGATGTCGATCACCTGATGAATACGGCCGCCTACACGTTCGTCATCGTGATCCCGCCGAACTTCGAAAGAGACGTCTTGGCCGGCCGCAGCCCCGAATTGCAGGTCAATGTCGATGCGACCGCCATGGTGACCGCCGGGCTCGGCTACGGCTACATCCAGCAGATCCTTACGACCGAGATCAATAATTTCGTCTCGCGTAACGAGGGCAAGTTTCAGTCGCGTTCGCAAAATATCGCTAAGGCGCCGGCCACGCTGTCCGTGCGCGTCGCCTTCAACCCGAATGTCACGACCGCCTGGTTTACGAGCGTCATGGGCATCGTTAATAATGTGACCATGCTCGCGATCATTCTGGCTGGCGCTGCCATCATCCGCGAGCGCGAACATGGCACAATGGACCATCTGCTCGTCATGCCGGTCTCACCGTTCGAGATCGCCATGTCCAAGATCTGGGCAAATGGCCTGGTGATCACGGTCGCCGTGTTCCTGTCGCTCGAAATAGTCGTGCGCGGAGCTCTCAAGATTCCTATCGTCGGCTCGGTACCCTTGTTCATAGGCGGCGCCGCGATCTATCTATTCTTTGCCACGGCGATCGGCATTTTTCTGGCGACGATCGCACGATCCATGCCGCAGCTTGGCCTACTCTATATTCTCGTCGCAATGCCGATGAATATTCTGTCGGGCAGCAACACGCCGCTCGAATCCATGCCGCCGATCTTAAGCTCGATCATGATGTTTTCGCCATCGACGCATTTCGTGTCCTTCGCGCAAGCCATCCTCTTTCGCGGCGCTGGACTTTCGGTGGTGTGGCCGGACTTTCTCTTCGTTGCCTTCGTCGGCGGGCTCTTCCTGTTTTTCGCTTTGCTCCGCTTCCGGGCCATAGCCGTGCAAGCGGGATAG
- the rbbA gene encoding ribosome-associated ATPase/putative transporter RbbA: MSESHEAFGALRGVSLVYGNTAALDNVTISFPAGCMVGLIGPDGVGKSSLLSLLAGARRVQTGEVHVLGGDLGDTGHRADVCPRIAYMPQGLGKNLYPDLSVRENIEFFGRLFGQDREERDRRIATLLKATGLDPFPDRPASKLSGGMRQKLGLCCALIHDPDLLILDEPTTGVDPLSRRQFWSLISHMRAERQGMSVIVATAYMEEAEQFDWLVAMDAGRILATGSPSKLKAKTGSPTLEESFIALLPEERRRGRKIFSIAPRPPEDGEVVILARNLTRSFGAFTAVDNVNFSIERGEIFGFLGSNGCGKTTTMKMLTGLLPASSGEVLLFGKPIDASDMRARFRVGYMSQSFSLYTELTVNQNLDLHAHLFHLGKEAEPRIAALVARFGLAPYLDQRAAELPLGIRQRLSLAVAVVHRPEILILDEPTSGVDPLARDQFWELLADLSRNDGMTVFISTHFMNEAARCDRIALMDAGRVLAMGTPDELVKARGSANLEDAFIDYLEEANPAREPQSQPLIAAPPARQEQAPRPERKWFSPRRLFAYTIREGLELLRDPIRLGFAFFGTAFLMAVFGAGISTDVNNLTFAVLDRDNSHESRAYLEELRGSSYFIEKAPIKDQADLERRLQSGDIKAGIEIPPDFGRFLKKGFQTEVGAWVDGAMPFRAETIRSYLLAAHQQFLADYAVRNGQAAADTPDDKREALRNKDVAMFNQPNVNPAVQARIETRFLYNQNFESIYAQVPGSIALLLVMIPAILMALAIVREKELGSITNLYVTPVTRIEFLLGKQIPYIGIAMANFLLLCLMGLFVFGVPIKGSFLVLLLGALLYVTATTGIGMLISTFCQTQIAALFGTAILTLLPATTFSGMLTPVSSLTGVPALMGRGFPMTYFLKISVGTFTKGLGFQDLSMTLLQVAAFIPILTVLSLVFLRKQET, encoded by the coding sequence ATGAGCGAATCCCATGAAGCCTTCGGCGCGCTTCGCGGGGTTTCGCTGGTCTACGGCAACACGGCAGCCCTCGACAATGTGACGATCTCGTTTCCGGCGGGTTGCATGGTGGGGCTCATTGGCCCCGACGGCGTCGGCAAATCGTCGCTGTTGAGCCTGCTCGCGGGCGCCAGGCGCGTTCAAACCGGCGAGGTTCATGTGCTTGGCGGCGATCTCGGCGATACCGGTCATCGCGCCGATGTCTGCCCGCGCATCGCCTATATGCCGCAAGGTCTCGGAAAGAACCTCTATCCGGACCTCAGCGTGCGCGAGAATATCGAATTCTTCGGCAGGCTTTTCGGCCAAGACCGCGAAGAGCGCGACCGGCGCATCGCTACGCTTTTGAAAGCGACCGGCCTCGATCCTTTTCCCGACCGGCCGGCGAGCAAGCTATCCGGCGGCATGCGCCAAAAGCTCGGCCTCTGTTGCGCACTGATTCACGATCCCGATCTTCTGATCCTCGACGAACCGACGACGGGCGTCGATCCATTGTCGCGGCGGCAATTCTGGAGCCTCATCTCCCACATGCGGGCCGAACGCCAAGGCATGAGCGTCATCGTCGCGACGGCCTATATGGAGGAAGCCGAACAATTCGACTGGCTGGTGGCGATGGACGCTGGCCGCATCCTCGCAACGGGATCGCCCTCCAAGCTCAAGGCGAAGACCGGATCGCCCACGCTCGAAGAAAGTTTCATCGCGCTTCTGCCCGAAGAACGCCGCCGCGGCCGCAAGATCTTTTCAATCGCGCCAAGGCCGCCCGAAGATGGTGAAGTGGTCATCCTCGCCCGCAACCTCACACGCAGCTTCGGCGCTTTCACGGCCGTCGATAACGTCAATTTCTCGATCGAACGCGGCGAAATTTTCGGTTTTCTCGGATCGAACGGCTGCGGCAAGACGACGACGATGAAAATGCTGACGGGGCTTCTCCCCGCGAGTTCCGGCGAGGTGCTCTTGTTCGGCAAGCCGATCGATGCCTCGGACATGCGTGCACGGTTTCGCGTCGGCTATATGTCGCAGAGCTTTTCGCTCTATACGGAGCTGACGGTCAATCAGAACCTCGATCTTCATGCGCATTTGTTCCATCTCGGCAAGGAAGCGGAGCCGCGCATCGCAGCGCTTGTCGCGCGTTTCGGCCTTGCCCCCTATCTCGACCAGCGCGCCGCCGAACTGCCGCTCGGCATCCGCCAGCGCCTGTCGCTCGCCGTCGCCGTCGTGCACCGGCCCGAGATTCTCATTCTCGACGAGCCGACATCGGGCGTCGATCCTCTGGCGCGCGATCAGTTCTGGGAGCTTTTGGCGGATCTCTCGCGCAATGACGGGATGACCGTCTTCATCTCCACGCATTTCATGAACGAAGCGGCCCGGTGCGACCGTATCGCCTTGATGGATGCGGGACGCGTTCTCGCCATGGGAACGCCGGACGAACTCGTCAAAGCGCGCGGCAGCGCTAATCTGGAAGATGCCTTCATCGACTATCTCGAAGAAGCCAATCCCGCCCGCGAGCCGCAATCGCAGCCCTTGATCGCCGCGCCTCCGGCCCGGCAGGAGCAAGCCCCCCGGCCCGAACGAAAATGGTTCAGCCCGCGCCGGCTCTTCGCTTATACGATCCGCGAAGGACTTGAACTGCTGCGCGACCCGATCCGTCTGGGCTTTGCGTTTTTCGGAACGGCGTTTCTCATGGCTGTCTTCGGCGCGGGCATCTCGACCGATGTGAACAATCTGACCTTCGCGGTCCTCGATCGCGACAATTCGCACGAAAGCCGTGCGTATCTCGAAGAATTGCGCGGTTCGAGCTATTTCATCGAAAAGGCGCCAATCAAGGATCAGGCCGATCTCGAACGGCGCTTGCAATCGGGAGATATCAAGGCCGGCATTGAAATCCCTCCGGACTTCGGCCGCTTCCTCAAAAAAGGATTTCAGACCGAGGTCGGCGCCTGGGTCGATGGCGCCATGCCGTTTCGGGCCGAGACGATCCGCAGCTATCTGCTGGCCGCCCACCAGCAGTTTCTGGCGGATTATGCGGTGCGCAACGGTCAGGCCGCCGCCGATACGCCCGACGATAAGCGCGAGGCGCTGCGCAATAAAGATGTCGCCATGTTCAACCAGCCGAACGTCAATCCGGCCGTGCAGGCGCGGATCGAAACGCGGTTTCTCTACAATCAGAACTTCGAAAGCATCTATGCCCAGGTGCCCGGCTCGATCGCGCTGCTGCTCGTCATGATCCCCGCCATTTTAATGGCGCTCGCCATCGTGCGCGAGAAGGAGCTCGGCTCGATCACCAATCTTTACGTGACGCCCGTCACGCGCATCGAGTTCCTGCTCGGCAAGCAGATCCCCTATATCGGGATCGCAATGGCCAATTTTCTGCTCTTGTGCCTGATGGGACTCTTTGTGTTCGGCGTACCGATCAAAGGGAGTTTTTTGGTGCTGCTTTTGGGCGCCCTGCTCTATGTCACGGCGACGACCGGCATAGGCATGTTGATATCGACGTTCTGCCAGACACAGATCGCAGCTTTGTTCGGGACAGCGATCCTCACGCTGCTGCCGGCCACCACCTTCTCCGGCATGCTGACGCCGGTCTCTTCTCTCACCGGCGTGCCCGCCCTCATGGGGCGCGGCTTCCCGATGACCTATTTCTTGAAGATCAGCGTCGGCACTTTTACCAAAGGGCTCGGCTTTCAAGATTTGTCGATGACTTTGCTCCAGGTCGCCGCCTTCATTCCAATCCTGACCGTGCTCAGCCTCGTTTTCCTGCGTAAGCAAGAAACCTGA
- a CDS encoding protein-glutamate methylesterase/protein-glutamine glutaminase: MTPVRVLVVDDSATMRSLIIESLRQDPGVEVVGQAGDPLEARDTIKLLNPDVITLDVEMPKMNGLDFLEKIMRLRPTPVIMVSNQTSLGTSTAIRALEIGAVDCVAKPSPQDRHTFDELAAKVKAAAHAHVHRYSRGIEPMKDFKATGPVANAFKSNGKLIAIGSSTGGVEALIKIISQFPADCPPTVITQHMPRLFTKSLAARMDRICAPQVSEAAEGAPLVPGHVYIAPAGDTHLEVGRSGKSLKCHLRLGDAVNGHRPSVDVLFASVAKYVGPDAIGVILTGMGRDGAASLLAMREAGARTLGQDEATCVVYGMPKVAFEIGAVQKQVSLDKMGREILDATKMSLEGVS, from the coding sequence ATGACGCCAGTTCGTGTTTTGGTTGTTGATGATTCCGCCACGATGCGGAGCCTGATCATCGAATCCTTGCGGCAGGATCCCGGCGTCGAGGTCGTCGGTCAGGCGGGCGATCCGCTTGAGGCACGCGACACGATCAAGCTCCTCAATCCGGATGTGATTACGCTCGACGTCGAAATGCCGAAAATGAACGGCCTCGACTTTCTTGAAAAAATCATGCGCCTGCGCCCGACGCCGGTCATCATGGTGTCGAACCAGACAAGCCTCGGAACTTCCACGGCAATCAGAGCGTTGGAAATCGGCGCCGTGGATTGTGTGGCAAAGCCCTCGCCACAGGACCGGCACACATTCGATGAATTGGCCGCGAAGGTGAAAGCGGCGGCGCATGCTCATGTGCATCGTTATTCGCGCGGGATCGAGCCGATGAAGGATTTCAAGGCGACAGGCCCGGTTGCCAATGCTTTCAAATCGAACGGAAAGCTGATCGCCATCGGATCTTCCACCGGTGGTGTCGAGGCTCTGATCAAGATCATCTCGCAATTTCCCGCCGATTGCCCTCCGACCGTCATCACGCAACATATGCCGCGGCTTTTTACCAAGAGTCTCGCGGCGCGCATGGATCGGATTTGTGCGCCGCAGGTGAGCGAAGCCGCTGAAGGTGCGCCGCTTGTGCCAGGGCACGTCTATATCGCGCCGGCGGGCGACACCCACCTCGAGGTGGGGCGCAGCGGCAAAAGTCTGAAGTGCCACTTGCGTCTGGGCGATGCCGTGAACGGGCACAGGCCTTCGGTCGATGTTCTCTTTGCATCCGTCGCCAAATATGTGGGGCCAGATGCGATCGGCGTAATCCTCACCGGCATGGGCCGGGATGGCGCGGCGAGCCTACTCGCTATGAGGGAAGCGGGTGCGCGTACGCTCGGCCAGGACGAAGCGACATGCGTGGTCTATGGCATGCCGAAGGTCGCCTTTGAAATAGGCGCTGTCCAAAAGCAAGTTTCCCTCGACAAGATGGGTCGCGAGATTCTCGACGCGACAAAAATGAGCTTAGAAGGAGTCAGTTGA